In one Nitrososphaerota archaeon genomic region, the following are encoded:
- a CDS encoding ABC transporter permease subunit, whose product MERNIIDKRIFRKYLLNSLIFFLTNLILALIMNFFLFYNPMIEKFNTNLKNIGFLGKFHSYILFVLNGFGNSLMQPRYPTFNIIFEKIPITLIIMFLALPIAIVIGVFIGAFSSRIYKHKLDSFLTTFMLIAYSTPAWLTCLLFIIFFGCYYKIFPIGGLYSDKWISISPWTDIISFINDFTWHLTPSIMVLILCQMGFYFLVTRNSMIDIYDEPYILLCKAKGLKNKTIIFKHALRNAILQIVTIIVFSPAIIMTAVIFIEMIFSKPGLGWLLFIAMDRDDYPVLQATFIALTIITSGISFIAELLYAYFDPRIKNMKIEKTFFNEEKKIINFQNLLNFRKSLKIFFNKRNLKKSFINLRSFLAFYIKSSKGIISFTIMSFFILLAILAPYIPYNPNEMNALQTFKPPNLEHLLGTDELGRDVFTRLAWGSRASLIECFGAVSLSILIGCVLGAISGYYDKSFLSIIIDLFTNLFLSIPLIAFVGFFPTGFEMNLIEGEFDTWLIIVSRSIILTGIATWGVTAKLVKSKVISIKEKGYIESAKAIGASNEYVLFKHIFPEAIRVAFSSLIYTAVIAITIQSGLDILGYGNPWRINLSRAEKLLGTPKSPIITWGTMLSWSFYYGASLKPWWTIVPPGLSLILLTLSLIFIGDVFSDYFNPFKK is encoded by the coding sequence GTGGAAAGAAATATAATTGACAAAAGAATTTTCAGAAAATATTTATTGAATAGTTTAATTTTCTTTTTAACAAATTTAATTCTCGCATTAATAATGAATTTTTTCTTATTTTATAATCCAATGATTGAAAAATTTAATACCAATCTAAAGAATATAGGTTTTCTTGGAAAATTTCACTCATATATTTTATTTGTATTAAATGGTTTTGGTAATTCTTTAATGCAACCTAGATATCCTACGTTTAATATAATTTTTGAAAAAATTCCTATAACTTTAATAATAATGTTTTTAGCTCTTCCAATAGCTATTGTAATAGGGGTATTTATTGGAGCTTTTTCTTCAAGAATTTATAAACATAAGTTGGATTCATTTTTAACCACTTTCATGCTTATAGCATATTCTACTCCAGCATGGTTAACCTGCTTATTATTCATAATTTTCTTTGGATGTTACTATAAAATATTTCCAATAGGTGGATTATATAGTGATAAATGGATTTCTATTTCACCTTGGACAGATATAATAAGTTTTATAAATGATTTTACATGGCATTTAACTCCTTCAATAATGGTTCTTATTTTATGCCAAATGGGTTTTTATTTTTTAGTTACAAGGAACAGCATGATAGATATATATGATGAACCATACATTTTATTATGTAAAGCCAAAGGATTAAAAAATAAGACAATAATTTTTAAGCATGCTTTAAGAAATGCTATTCTTCAAATAGTTACAATAATTGTTTTTAGTCCAGCAATAATAATGACTGCTGTGATATTTATAGAAATGATATTTTCTAAACCTGGTTTAGGATGGCTTTTATTTATTGCAATGGATAGAGATGATTATCCAGTTCTTCAAGCTACATTCATAGCTCTTACAATAATCACTTCTGGAATAAGTTTTATTGCTGAATTATTATATGCTTATTTTGATCCAAGAATTAAAAATATGAAAATTGAGAAAACTTTTTTTAATGAAGAAAAGAAAATAATTAACTTTCAAAATCTTTTAAATTTTCGAAAATCTTTAAAAATATTTTTCAATAAGAGAAATTTAAAGAAAAGCTTCATTAATTTAAGAAGCTTTCTAGCATTTTATATAAAATCTTCTAAAGGAATAATTTCTTTTACGATTATGTCATTCTTCATATTATTAGCTATTTTAGCTCCTTATATTCCATATAATCCAAATGAAATGAATGCATTACAAACTTTCAAACCTCCAAACTTAGAACATTTACTTGGAACGGATGAACTTGGAAGAGATGTTTTTACTCGTTTAGCATGGGGGTCAAGAGCATCATTGATTGAATGTTTTGGAGCAGTATCTTTATCTATTTTAATAGGATGCGTACTAGGAGCAATTTCAGGATATTATGATAAAAGTTTTTTATCAATAATAATAGATTTATTTACAAATCTTTTCTTATCAATTCCATTGATAGCATTTGTAGGATTCTTCCCAACAGGTTTTGAAATGAATTTGATTGAAGGAGAGTTTGATACATGGCTAATAATAGTTTCAAGATCAATTATTTTAACAGGAATAGCTACATGGGGCGTTACAGCTAAACTTGTTAAATCAAAAGTTATTTCGATTAAAGAAAAAGGATATATAGAAAGTGCTAAAGCTATTGGTGCAAGTAATGAATATGTATTATTTAAACACATTTTTCCTGAAGCTATTAGAGTAGCTTTTTCAAGTCTTATATATACAGCTGTGATAGCTATAACTATACAATCTGGATTGGATATTCTAGGATATGGCAATCCATGGAGAATAAATCTTTCAAGAGCTGAGAAGCTTTTAGGCACACCTAAATCGCCAATAATTACTTGGGGAACAATGCTTTCTTGGTCATTTTACTATGGGGCTTCTCTTAAACCTTGGTGGACAATTGTTCCACCTGGATTATCTTTAATATTGTTAACATTATCTCTAATATTTATTGGAGATGTATTTTCAGATTATTTTAATCCATTTAAAAAATAA
- a CDS encoding VanZ family protein yields MKKFIAIMWTLLIAIASILPVPEGYDKFLSIGHIFSYFILSILWVYAIGFNSKALFISIALTPLTEILQLIIPWRNSNIFDLGSNFLGVIIAFIIFYIFKKIMKDLK; encoded by the coding sequence ATGAAAAAATTTATTGCTATAATGTGGACCCTTTTAATTGCAATAGCATCCATTTTACCAGTACCAGAAGGATATGATAAATTTTTAAGTATTGGACATATTTTTTCATATTTTATTTTATCAATTCTATGGGTTTATGCAATAGGTTTTAATTCTAAGGCTTTATTTATTTCAATAGCTTTAACACCTTTAACAGAAATATTACAATTAATTATACCATGGAGGAATTCCAATATTTTTGATTTAGGAAGTAATTTTCTAGGAGTGATTATAGCTTTTATAATTTTTTATATTTTTAAGAAAATAATGAAAGATCTTAAGTAA
- a CDS encoding ATP-binding protein, with protein MKIMVCGKGGTGKTALTVLIAKILSKYFKVYIIDSDESNIVLPILLGVAAPKSLVEYIGGKKEEEEFEKMETDIAKALTKAKEGIKLNLLPSNYISFSNEGIGLVIIGKVREYGEGCACPFNILTKILLSNLALDKNEVVLVDTDAGVEHVGRKIEEVSDCIIAIVDPTIESLEIALLLKKIASNLNKKFWIIANKITNEIRDILIKEAENMGLKIDGIVRFDKKMYLSYLKREPLKAGVALIDLEKILKNLNLIIS; from the coding sequence ATGAAAATTATGGTATGTGGTAAAGGCGGTACAGGAAAAACTGCTTTAACAGTTCTTATTGCTAAGATTTTATCAAAATATTTTAAAGTTTACATAATCGATTCTGATGAATCAAACATAGTTTTACCAATACTTTTAGGCGTAGCTGCACCAAAATCTTTAGTAGAATATATAGGTGGAAAAAAAGAAGAGGAAGAATTTGAAAAAATGGAAACAGATATAGCCAAAGCTTTAACTAAAGCAAAAGAAGGGATAAAACTCAATTTATTGCCATCTAATTATATTTCTTTTTCTAATGAAGGAATAGGATTAGTTATTATAGGAAAAGTTAGAGAATATGGTGAAGGATGTGCATGCCCATTTAATATACTTACGAAAATATTGTTAAGTAATTTAGCATTAGATAAAAATGAAGTTGTTTTAGTAGATACAGATGCTGGAGTAGAACATGTTGGCAGAAAAATTGAAGAAGTAAGCGATTGCATAATAGCTATAGTAGATCCTACGATAGAATCTCTTGAAATAGCATTATTATTGAAAAAGATTGCTTCAAATTTAAATAAAAAATTTTGGATTATAGCTAATAAAATTACAAATGAAATCAGAGACATATTAATAAAAGAAGCAGAAAATATGGGATTAAAAATAGATGGAATTGTAAGATTTGATAAGAAGATGTATCTTTCATATTTGAAAAGGGAACCTTTAAAAGCTGGTGTAGCATTAATAGATTTAGAAAAAATATTAAAAAATTTAAATTTAATAATATCATAA
- a CDS encoding trehalase family glycosidase — MKLDWLLIKAKEILYENLKEYGKHKIVVPHLNGYPIPYCWDTAFHVLALSHIDPLLAKENIEALLSLQKEDGMIPNAPIEVYNQDLRSQPPIIIYAVNYYSNVTKDFESLKNWYPKLKKFYEWWNNYGDPIDSINGLVSPFTGAREESPMMAYWAICSTGMDNHALYDFANGKTLKRNGFYYIPIEDLLLNNVLAASAEALFEIANKLGIENDAKNFQYEYHKKASLINKYMRFEKESFYYPIDWKGNIVKVKSIQAFMPLFSKILDNESVSHLISHLTSSKEFWGKYGIPTIAFDDGKYMSPQPSWLYSLDPYYWRGPIWAPTTYLVFKGLLNYGYKEIAKKLATKWFNLINKTKVFAEYYYEDGKPGLTGLYNFGWTAAVTITLAIESNLIKSKTFMN, encoded by the coding sequence TTGAAATTAGATTGGTTATTAATAAAAGCTAAAGAAATATTATATGAAAATTTAAAAGAATATGGAAAACATAAAATTGTTGTTCCACATCTTAATGGCTATCCTATACCATATTGTTGGGATACAGCTTTTCATGTATTAGCTTTATCACATATCGATCCATTACTTGCTAAAGAAAATATTGAAGCTCTCCTTTCTTTACAAAAAGAAGATGGTATGATTCCAAATGCTCCTATAGAAGTATACAATCAAGATTTAAGAAGTCAGCCACCTATTATAATATACGCAGTAAACTATTATTCAAATGTAACAAAAGATTTTGAAAGTTTAAAAAATTGGTATCCTAAATTAAAGAAGTTTTATGAATGGTGGAATAATTATGGTGATCCAATAGATTCAATTAATGGACTTGTAAGCCCATTTACCGGTGCAAGAGAAGAAAGTCCAATGATGGCATATTGGGCCATATGCTCAACTGGCATGGACAATCATGCTTTATATGATTTTGCTAATGGAAAAACTTTAAAAAGAAATGGATTTTATTATATACCAATCGAAGACCTTTTACTTAATAATGTTCTTGCTGCAAGTGCTGAAGCTTTATTTGAAATTGCTAATAAATTGGGAATAGAAAATGATGCAAAAAATTTTCAATATGAATATCACAAAAAAGCCTCGCTTATTAATAAATATATGCGGTTTGAAAAAGAAAGTTTTTATTATCCTATTGATTGGAAAGGAAATATTGTTAAAGTTAAATCTATACAAGCATTCATGCCATTATTTTCTAAAATATTAGATAATGAAAGTGTTTCCCATCTTATTTCCCATCTTACTTCTTCAAAAGAGTTCTGGGGAAAATATGGAATACCAACAATAGCTTTTGACGATGGAAAATATATGTCACCTCAGCCATCTTGGTTATATTCTTTAGATCCATATTATTGGAGAGGGCCAATATGGGCTCCTACAACTTATCTTGTTTTTAAAGGCTTATTAAATTATGGTTATAAAGAAATTGCTAAAAAATTAGCAACAAAATGGTTTAATTTAATTAATAAAACAAAAGTTTTTGCTGAATATTATTATGAAGATGGTAAACCAGGTTTAACAGGTCTTTATAATTTTGGATGGACAGCAGCAGTAACAATTACTCTCGCAATAGAAAGCAATTTAATAAAATCTAAAACATTTATGAATTAA
- a CDS encoding MFS transporter gives MPIIGRFSGKTGKIVYGAGAFGESLIFAIIGTYLIYFYSEIVLLDPVLIGIGFMATYGVWNAINDVIAGYISDKTRTRWGRRIPYVSIFSPIMILLFIMIWSPPVGGKPLSNPFDPCIFTFFIIVIFIFEFVYTLVDVGWNALFPEMYRDITDRSEVAVYRQIFATIGIIITIILTPQLITYFTENFGTFQGWTFVGIVVSLMGGISFLLSLLGSKEREVTSVESKLPIKEYFKITFTNKSFLTAAFLILTTSWIWSVLEAMIPFIVQHFLGGKTSDITIVGAPMIIFPILFYPIWRKICIRYGSRFTLILSTILMASGLLVLAFWADSIIKAIILTAFFGAVNSGVQITRELLIPDVIDEDANKTGLRREGIYYGARTFIDRFALALTGASTAFIFGLSGYVPGAVQPSEVIWNMRIGLALVIIIALVVFLIAAKYYPLGKKKI, from the coding sequence TTGCCTATTATAGGTAGATTTAGTGGAAAAACTGGAAAAATAGTATATGGAGCAGGTGCTTTTGGAGAATCTTTAATATTTGCTATTATAGGAACATATTTAATATATTTTTATAGCGAAATCGTTCTTCTTGATCCAGTTTTAATTGGAATAGGATTTATGGCAACTTATGGTGTTTGGAATGCAATAAATGATGTAATTGCAGGATATATTTCTGATAAAACAAGGACTAGATGGGGAAGAAGAATACCTTATGTTTCTATATTTTCACCAATAATGATTTTGTTATTCATAATGATATGGTCTCCTCCAGTTGGTGGAAAGCCTTTATCCAATCCTTTCGATCCTTGTATTTTCACATTCTTTATTATTGTTATTTTTATTTTCGAATTTGTTTATACTCTTGTTGATGTAGGATGGAATGCGTTATTTCCTGAAATGTATAGAGATATTACAGATAGAAGTGAAGTTGCAGTATATAGACAAATTTTTGCAACAATTGGCATCATAATAACAATAATACTTACTCCTCAATTGATAACGTATTTTACAGAAAATTTCGGTACTTTTCAAGGATGGACTTTTGTAGGAATAGTAGTAAGTTTAATGGGTGGAATATCATTTCTATTATCTCTTCTTGGAAGTAAAGAGAGAGAAGTAACTTCAGTAGAATCTAAACTTCCCATTAAAGAATATTTTAAAATTACTTTTACAAATAAGTCTTTTTTAACAGCAGCTTTTCTAATTTTAACAACAAGCTGGATATGGAGCGTTCTTGAAGCAATGATACCATTCATCGTCCAACATTTCCTTGGGGGAAAAACTAGCGATATAACAATTGTAGGTGCACCAATGATAATTTTTCCAATACTATTTTATCCAATTTGGAGAAAAATTTGTATACGCTATGGCTCTAGATTTACATTAATTCTTTCTACAATATTAATGGCTTCTGGACTATTGGTACTTGCATTTTGGGCAGATTCCATAATAAAAGCTATTATATTAACAGCTTTCTTTGGTGCTGTGAATAGTGGTGTGCAAATTACTAGGGAGCTCTTAATACCAGATGTGATAGATGAAGATGCTAATAAAACAGGTTTAAGAAGAGAAGGAATATACTATGGTGCACGTACATTTATTGATAGATTTGCTTTAGCTCTTACAGGTGCAAGTACCGCCTTCATTTTTGGATTAAGTGGATATGTACCTGGAGCAGTACAACCTAGTGAAGTAATATGGAACATGCGTATTGGTTTAGCTCTTGTAATAATAATAGCTTTAGTTGTATTCTTAATCGCGGCAAAATATTATCCTCTTGGAAAGAAGAAGATATAA
- a CDS encoding uroporphyrinogen decarboxylase family protein, whose amino-acid sequence MVEITGLERALTYLNGEKPDKMPIWLESVYLAWKYSGVPSLREYVYDGKAIARGHIAVAEKFRVDITGVNTDQWVMYEILGAEVEILDHVVQAKIQPWRYKPDHSIYDRFIEKVERIEKNIEEFDPRKCKRAEAIFEAWKIVAEKIGNKVLLRQGILGPAATLALTIGMTEVMRDVMIFPDLLPTLTRIVRGPLMEWTVDVAYKMVEAINFTNFCMGFSGYDKSILSPDLREWLAALDLEYLNKVRSRIGKDVPITTHVCSWDPDLDFIYEKFGKPKLINELQFYAPGSTYPLEKAVEKFGDKIPLCAGIDHLGPLFSGTPKDVELMVKNSIELGKNCISFALGPGCGLSPNTPEENLLKISEVRDKYGRYK is encoded by the coding sequence ATGGTTGAAATTACAGGTCTCGAAAGAGCTTTAACTTATCTGAATGGAGAAAAACCAGATAAAATGCCAATATGGTTAGAATCTGTTTATTTAGCTTGGAAATATTCTGGTGTGCCAAGTTTAAGAGAATATGTTTATGATGGAAAAGCCATAGCAAGAGGGCATATAGCTGTAGCTGAAAAATTTAGAGTTGATATTACAGGTGTGAATACAGATCAATGGGTTATGTATGAAATATTGGGTGCTGAAGTTGAAATTTTAGATCATGTTGTACAAGCAAAGATTCAACCATGGCGTTATAAACCAGATCACAGTATTTATGATAGATTTATTGAAAAAGTAGAAAGGATTGAAAAAAACATAGAAGAATTTGATCCTAGAAAATGTAAAAGAGCTGAAGCAATATTTGAAGCATGGAAGATTGTTGCAGAAAAAATTGGGAATAAAGTCCTTTTAAGACAAGGAATACTTGGACCTGCTGCAACTTTAGCTTTAACGATTGGAATGACCGAAGTAATGAGAGATGTTATGATATTTCCAGATTTACTTCCTACTTTAACAAGAATAGTTAGAGGGCCTTTAATGGAATGGACAGTTGATGTAGCATATAAAATGGTAGAAGCAATCAATTTTACAAATTTTTGTATGGGATTTAGTGGATATGATAAATCTATTTTAAGCCCAGATTTAAGAGAATGGTTAGCTGCATTAGATTTAGAATATTTAAATAAAGTTAGATCAAGAATAGGTAAAGATGTTCCTATTACAACTCATGTTTGTAGTTGGGATCCAGATTTAGATTTTATATATGAAAAATTTGGAAAACCTAAACTTATAAATGAATTGCAATTTTATGCTCCAGGATCAACTTATCCATTAGAAAAAGCTGTTGAAAAATTTGGTGATAAAATTCCACTTTGTGCTGGAATTGATCATCTTGGACCACTTTTCTCTGGTACGCCCAAAGATGTTGAATTAATGGTAAAAAATTCAATAGAATTAGGAAAAAATTGCATATCTTTTGCGCTTGGCCCTGGATGTGGATTGAGTCCAAATACTCCAGAAGAAAATTTACTTAAAATTTCTGAAGTAAGAGATAAATATGGAAGGTATAAATGA
- a CDS encoding cobalamin-dependent protein (Presence of a B(12) (cobalamin)-binding domain implies dependence on cobalamin itself, in one of its several forms, or in some unusual lineages, dependence on a cobalamin-like analog.), producing the protein MENKIYKLAMEFKPFEVEKEIKHLLSIGADPNEILNSLRKAIFDACDKYGKEFALPQLSAIMASFYMGYEILKDKIEKMDKGRILIGTLGSMHYIGKDIIKVLYIADGFEVKDLGENLMAEDFIKGIKEFEPHLIGLSVFLTNAIFEIEKIIKFLKENNLRDKVKVIIGGVQGNPFVAKKFELDGWAHDPKTALEIANKLVKEVREKYG; encoded by the coding sequence ATGGAAAATAAGATATATAAACTAGCCATGGAATTTAAACCATTTGAAGTAGAAAAAGAGATTAAACATCTTCTTTCAATCGGGGCGGATCCTAATGAAATTCTTAATAGCTTAAGAAAAGCAATTTTTGATGCATGTGATAAATATGGTAAAGAATTTGCACTCCCACAACTTTCTGCAATAATGGCATCTTTTTACATGGGTTATGAAATTCTAAAAGATAAAATTGAAAAAATGGATAAAGGTAGAATTTTAATAGGGACGTTAGGCTCCATGCATTACATAGGAAAAGATATTATAAAAGTATTGTATATAGCAGATGGTTTTGAAGTTAAAGATTTGGGTGAAAATTTAATGGCGGAAGATTTTATAAAAGGCATAAAAGAATTCGAGCCTCACTTAATTGGGCTTTCAGTATTTTTAACAAATGCAATATTTGAAATAGAGAAAATAATTAAATTCTTAAAAGAGAATAATTTAAGAGATAAAGTTAAGGTTATAATAGGAGGTGTACAAGGTAATCCATTTGTAGCTAAAAAATTTGAATTAGATGGTTGGGCTCATGATCCTAAAACTGCTTTAGAAATTGCAAATAAATTAGTTAAGGAGGTACGTGAAAAATATGGTTGA
- a CDS encoding uroporphyrinogen decarboxylase family protein — MNGQKEWEKNNERFLATLNLEESDRVPIMDIVNNEKIRKIVETKDPLETNARAYRYLGIDITRDYWWLTDFMWFKNKFFEWMDVLGIEKEGWAIKTKAGTTWIDKRPFKNLEELSNKLPPEPDESKIAEWFIPYHKKTIEGYKKHGIVFVGNFEGPLTEAYMFTGYDLFFQAMFMAKSIVNKLLDIFEKWIIIRLKLWVEENMGDVVFLGEDIAFDKGLMFSPKWLNENWFPRIKRIRDFLFSKNIKMIFHSDGNLYPILDTLVFDLKIDALHPIDPTAGMKIDEVKEKYGNHIALIGYIDCSHLLPFGTTKEIVEKVKETLSIAAPGSGYILGSSSEIHDAISIENAKALYETGRKYGKYPIKR, encoded by the coding sequence ATGAATGGCCAAAAAGAATGGGAGAAAAATAATGAAAGATTCTTAGCAACTTTAAATCTCGAAGAAAGTGATAGAGTTCCAATTATGGATATAGTAAATAATGAAAAAATTAGAAAAATTGTTGAAACAAAAGATCCTCTTGAAACAAATGCAAGAGCATACAGATATTTAGGTATAGACATAACTAGAGATTATTGGTGGCTTACAGATTTCATGTGGTTTAAAAATAAGTTTTTTGAATGGATGGATGTTTTAGGAATTGAAAAAGAAGGATGGGCTATTAAAACAAAAGCAGGAACTACATGGATTGATAAAAGACCCTTTAAAAATTTAGAAGAACTTAGTAATAAACTTCCTCCAGAACCAGATGAAAGTAAAATAGCAGAATGGTTTATTCCATATCATAAAAAAACTATTGAAGGATATAAGAAGCATGGCATAGTATTTGTAGGAAATTTTGAAGGCCCATTAACTGAAGCTTATATGTTTACAGGTTATGATTTATTCTTTCAAGCCATGTTTATGGCGAAGAGTATAGTAAATAAACTTTTAGATATTTTTGAAAAATGGATAATAATTAGACTTAAGCTTTGGGTAGAAGAAAATATGGGCGATGTAGTATTCTTAGGAGAAGATATAGCTTTTGATAAAGGGTTAATGTTCTCTCCTAAATGGCTTAATGAAAATTGGTTTCCAAGAATTAAACGTATAAGAGACTTTCTTTTTAGTAAAAATATAAAGATGATATTTCATAGTGATGGAAACCTTTATCCAATTTTAGATACATTGGTTTTTGACCTAAAAATAGATGCATTGCACCCAATAGATCCAACAGCAGGAATGAAAATAGATGAAGTTAAAGAAAAATATGGAAATCATATTGCCTTAATTGGTTATATAGATTGTAGTCATCTCTTACCATTTGGAACAACAAAAGAAATAGTTGAAAAAGTAAAAGAAACATTATCTATAGCTGCTCCAGGCAGTGGTTATATTTTAGGGTCAAGTAGTGAAATACATGATGCTATATCTATAGAGAATGCAAAAGCTTTATATGAAACAGGAAGAAAATATGGTAAATATCCAATTAAAAGGTGA
- a CDS encoding corrinoid protein: MQNDILKEIQEALLSMDIEKTLLLTRRALEQGLNPIKIIEDGLSNGIRKLGNMYENGEAFLPELVMGAEIMKRAVEIVKPELEKRKEERKKLGKVMLATVEGDVHDIGKNLVSLMLWINGFEIIDLGVDVPVREIIKKIKELKPDVLGLSALLTTTLLEQKRVLEELEKAGLRKNVKVIVGGAPVTEEWAKKIGADSYAPDAVKAVDKVKELLKS, from the coding sequence GTGCAAAATGATATATTAAAAGAAATACAAGAAGCTTTATTATCAATGGACATAGAAAAAACTTTACTATTAACTAGAAGAGCTTTAGAGCAAGGATTGAATCCTATAAAAATAATAGAAGATGGGCTTTCAAATGGTATAAGAAAATTAGGAAATATGTATGAAAATGGAGAAGCTTTTTTGCCAGAACTTGTTATGGGTGCTGAAATTATGAAAAGAGCTGTAGAAATCGTTAAACCTGAATTGGAAAAAAGAAAGGAAGAAAGAAAAAAGCTTGGAAAAGTTATGCTAGCTACAGTTGAAGGAGATGTACATGATATAGGAAAAAATTTGGTGTCTCTTATGCTTTGGATTAATGGATTTGAAATAATAGATTTGGGTGTGGATGTCCCAGTAAGAGAAATAATTAAAAAGATTAAAGAATTAAAACCTGATGTTTTAGGTTTATCGGCACTTCTTACAACTACATTATTAGAACAGAAAAGAGTTTTAGAAGAATTAGAAAAAGCTGGGTTAAGAAAAAATGTAAAAGTAATTGTAGGAGGAGCACCTGTTACTGAAGAATGGGCTAAAAAAATAGGAGCAGATAGTTATGCTCCAGATGCTGTTAAAGCTGTAGATAAAGTAAAAGAGCTTTTAAAATCATAA
- a CDS encoding nucleotide pyrophosphohydrolase — protein MKEDMNTTLNELKEEVKVFIKKRDWEKYHNLKDLAESICIEAAELLEIFQWRNSEEIEKLMENEKFKIRISEEIADIIIYLLSMSENAKIDITKAVLNKIKKNEEKYPIEKYFGKAHVDEEE, from the coding sequence ATGAAAGAAGATATGAATACAACTCTTAATGAATTAAAAGAAGAAGTTAAAGTTTTTATTAAAAAAAGAGATTGGGAGAAATACCATAATTTAAAAGATTTAGCGGAATCTATTTGTATCGAAGCTGCAGAATTATTAGAAATATTTCAATGGAGAAATAGTGAAGAAATAGAAAAATTAATGGAAAATGAAAAATTTAAAATAAGAATTTCAGAAGAGATTGCAGATATAATTATTTATTTGCTAAGTATGAGTGAAAATGCAAAAATAGATATTACGAAAGCTGTTTTAAATAAAATTAAGAAGAATGAAGAAAAATATCCTATTGAAAAATACTTTGGAAAAGCACATGTTGACGAAGAAGAATAA